In the Streptomyces formicae genome, one interval contains:
- the galE gene encoding UDP-glucose 4-epimerase GalE, with protein sequence MKLLVTGGAGYVGSVVTAQLLENGHSVVVLDDCSTGHADAVPDGARLIVDTLRDAAETVLASDSFDAVLHFAAKSVTGESVRKPGFYWQQNLGQSLALFDAMRRADVRRIVFSSTAATYGDPERTPITETDPTRPVSPYGATKLAIDTALASYADLHGFGAVSLRYFNVAGAYDGLGERHEPETHLIANVLAVAAGHAPEVKIFGTDYPTADGTCVRDYIHVADLAQAHLLALGACTPGRHEVFNLGRGSGHSVWDVVKACRDVTGHSIPVSFAEPRAGDPSVLVASSQKITDQLGWKPARDLHDMVADAWALVQRA encoded by the coding sequence ATGAAGTTACTCGTCACCGGAGGCGCCGGCTACGTGGGCAGCGTCGTCACGGCGCAACTCCTGGAGAACGGCCACTCGGTGGTGGTCCTCGACGACTGTTCCACCGGCCACGCGGACGCCGTGCCCGACGGCGCGCGGCTGATCGTCGACACCCTGCGCGACGCGGCCGAAACCGTCCTGGCCAGCGACTCCTTCGACGCGGTCCTGCACTTCGCGGCCAAGTCGGTGACCGGCGAATCGGTGCGGAAGCCGGGCTTCTACTGGCAGCAGAACCTCGGTCAGTCGCTCGCGCTGTTCGACGCGATGCGCCGCGCGGACGTACGCAGGATCGTCTTCTCCTCGACGGCGGCGACCTACGGCGACCCCGAGCGCACCCCGATCACCGAGACCGATCCCACCCGCCCGGTGAGCCCCTACGGCGCCACCAAGCTGGCGATCGACACCGCCCTCGCCTCGTACGCCGATCTGCACGGATTCGGCGCCGTCAGCCTCCGCTACTTCAACGTGGCCGGTGCCTATGACGGGCTCGGTGAGCGCCACGAACCCGAGACGCACCTGATCGCCAACGTCCTGGCGGTGGCCGCCGGACACGCCCCGGAAGTGAAGATCTTCGGCACCGACTATCCCACCGCGGACGGCACGTGTGTCCGTGACTACATCCATGTCGCGGACCTGGCACAGGCGCATCTCCTGGCCCTGGGAGCCTGTACGCCGGGGCGCCACGAAGTATTCAATCTCGGGCGTGGATCCGGCCACTCGGTATGGGACGTGGTGAAGGCGTGCCGTGATGTCACCGGTCATTCCATTCCCGTTTCCTTCGCCGAGCCCCGGGCCGGTGACCCTTCGGTGCTCGTGGCCTCTTCGCAGAAAATCACCGACCAGCTCGGCTGGAAACCCGCACGAGATCTGCACGACATGGTGGCCGATGCCTGGGCGCTCGTCCAGCGGGCCTGA
- a CDS encoding NAD-dependent epimerase/dehydratase family protein, with amino-acid sequence MLPESPHVPSAFTGATPAFRRVGVTGGLGFVGRNLVRALHRQGASVTVFDLAAPGGANLPEGVRHVPLDLRDPATVTSALGDLDLLFHLGGNSSGTVAVTDPRLDFETNALGTFNVCEAARLTSLPRLVYLSSAMVYGTPQAVPQHEDHPTLPYYPYGASKLSGEHVVRAYARTYGLSAVMGRAFVIYGPGEDPRRAGAEVGQYLRWHLNDRPIHVTGDPDRKTRDFVHVHDIVTALLLLAARGDDGEVYNLGSGREVSLRQLVEHIGDVTGHRPRMLTDDTVTDDTYRLVADVSRLRGLGYRPAVDLAAGLAGLVDALGPTPELPQLDTIFHPTSGAPA; translated from the coding sequence ATGCTGCCTGAATCCCCGCACGTTCCCTCGGCGTTCACCGGTGCGACGCCCGCCTTCCGGCGCGTCGGCGTCACCGGGGGCCTCGGGTTCGTCGGCCGCAACCTCGTGCGCGCGCTGCACCGCCAGGGCGCCTCCGTGACGGTCTTCGACCTCGCGGCGCCGGGCGGCGCGAACCTGCCGGAGGGCGTGCGCCACGTGCCCCTCGACCTCCGCGATCCCGCGACCGTGACGAGCGCGCTCGGCGATCTCGACCTGCTGTTCCACCTGGGCGGCAACTCCAGCGGCACGGTGGCGGTCACGGACCCGAGGCTCGACTTCGAGACCAACGCGCTCGGCACGTTCAACGTCTGCGAGGCGGCGCGGCTCACCTCGCTCCCCCGTCTCGTCTACCTGTCGTCCGCGATGGTCTACGGCACCCCGCAGGCGGTGCCGCAGCACGAGGACCACCCCACCCTGCCGTACTACCCCTACGGCGCCTCCAAGTTGTCCGGCGAGCACGTCGTCCGCGCCTACGCCCGCACCTACGGCCTGTCCGCCGTCATGGGCCGGGCCTTCGTCATCTACGGGCCGGGCGAGGACCCCCGCAGGGCGGGCGCCGAGGTCGGTCAGTACCTGCGCTGGCACCTCAACGACCGGCCCATCCACGTCACCGGCGACCCCGACCGCAAGACCCGCGACTTCGTGCACGTCCACGACATCGTCACGGCGCTCCTGCTGCTCGCGGCGCGGGGCGACGACGGCGAGGTCTACAACCTCGGCTCCGGGCGCGAGGTCTCGCTGCGCCAGCTGGTCGAGCACATCGGCGACGTCACGGGGCACCGCCCCCGGATGCTGACCGACGACACCGTCACCGACGACACCTACCGTCTCGTCGCCGACGTCTCCCGCCTGCGCGGCCTCGGGTACCGGCCCGCCGTCGACCTGGCCGCGGGCCTCGCGGGGCTGGTCGACGCGCTCGGCCCCACGCCCGAACTGCCGCAGCTCGACACCATCTTCCACCCGACATCGGGAGCCCCGGCATGA
- a CDS encoding alpha-amylase family glycosyl hydrolase → MTTDDTAPWWQGAVVYQIYPRSFADHDGDGVGDLQGVIDRLDHVAGLGVDAIWLSPFYRSPMRDFGYDVSDHTDVDPLFGDLDTFDRLLTAAHERGLRLLVDYIPNHTSSDHPWFTAARSGRDDPHRDRYVWRPPAPGGGPPNNWLSVFGGGPAWTYDEATGEYYLHSFLPTMPDLNWREPAVREAMFDVARFWLDRGVDGFRIDCAHFPMKDPHLRDNPPAADGALAMHRPYGDYDTQQHVHDKGHPDNHGLYRELRKLLESYAPGGSRIAVGEVHVFDWAEWATYYGEQLDELHMPFNFGLLQTPWRADDVRDLIARIDSVLPEGAWPSWVVGNHDEPRVASRIGEAQARVAMLLLLTLRGTPTLYAGDELALPDADVPPHLVQDPWGRTGQALGLGRDPQRSPMLWSAAPGAGFTRDDVTPWLPFADDPAVRGVEAQDGRPGSMLTLTRALLRLRAERPELRGGAQTLLSELPEGVVGYLRHTEGSALLVLLNLTSTPRHVTSTDLSPEGPPGPFELLAATSDRAAPAPVCLPLLLDADEAVVLRVI, encoded by the coding sequence ATGACCACCGATGACACCGCTCCCTGGTGGCAGGGGGCCGTCGTCTACCAGATCTACCCGCGCAGCTTCGCCGACCACGACGGCGACGGCGTCGGGGACCTGCAAGGCGTCATCGACCGCCTGGACCACGTGGCGGGGCTCGGCGTCGACGCGATCTGGCTCTCGCCCTTCTACCGTTCGCCGATGCGGGACTTCGGCTACGACGTCAGCGACCACACGGACGTCGACCCGCTCTTCGGGGACCTGGACACCTTCGACCGGCTCCTGACGGCCGCCCACGAGCGGGGCCTGCGCCTGCTCGTGGACTACATCCCCAACCACACGTCCTCGGACCACCCCTGGTTCACCGCCGCCCGCTCGGGACGCGACGACCCCCACCGCGACCGGTACGTCTGGCGGCCCCCCGCGCCGGGCGGCGGCCCGCCCAACAACTGGCTCAGCGTCTTCGGCGGCGGCCCCGCCTGGACGTACGACGAGGCGACCGGCGAGTACTACCTGCACTCCTTCCTGCCCACGATGCCGGACCTGAACTGGCGCGAGCCCGCCGTGCGCGAGGCCATGTTCGACGTCGCCAGGTTCTGGCTCGACCGGGGCGTGGACGGCTTCCGCATCGACTGCGCGCACTTTCCGATGAAGGACCCGCACCTGCGCGACAACCCGCCCGCCGCCGACGGCGCCCTCGCCATGCACCGGCCCTACGGCGACTACGACACGCAGCAGCACGTCCACGACAAGGGCCACCCCGACAACCACGGCCTCTACCGCGAGCTGCGAAAGCTCCTGGAGAGCTACGCCCCCGGCGGCAGCCGCATCGCGGTGGGCGAGGTGCACGTCTTCGACTGGGCCGAGTGGGCCACGTACTACGGCGAACAGCTCGACGAGCTGCACATGCCCTTCAACTTCGGTCTGTTACAGACGCCTTGGCGGGCCGACGACGTGCGCGACCTCATCGCGCGCATCGACTCCGTACTGCCCGAAGGCGCCTGGCCCAGCTGGGTCGTGGGCAACCACGACGAGCCCCGCGTGGCCTCCAGGATCGGTGAGGCCCAGGCGAGGGTCGCCATGCTGCTCCTGCTCACCCTGCGCGGTACGCCCACGCTGTACGCCGGGGACGAACTCGCCCTGCCCGACGCCGATGTGCCGCCCCATCTCGTCCAGGACCCCTGGGGCAGGACGGGGCAGGCGCTGGGTCTCGGCCGCGATCCGCAGCGCTCCCCCATGCTGTGGTCGGCGGCCCCCGGCGCCGGATTCACCCGCGACGACGTCACCCCCTGGCTGCCGTTCGCCGACGACCCCGCCGTGCGCGGCGTCGAGGCGCAGGACGGGCGTCCCGGCTCCATGCTCACGCTCACCCGCGCGCTGCTGCGGCTGCGCGCGGAGCGGCCCGAACTGCGAGGCGGCGCGCAGACGTTGCTCTCCGAGCTGCCCGAAGGCGTCGTCGGCTACCTGCGCCACACCGAGGGATCGGCGCTCCTCGTGCTCCTGAACCTCACCTCGACGCCCCGGCACGTCACCAGCACCGATCTCTCCCCCGAGGGCCCGCCCGGTCCCTTCGAGCTCCTCGCCGCCACGTCGGACCGCGCCGCGCCCGCCCCCGTCTGCCTCCCCCTGCTGCTCGACGCGGACGAGGCCGTGGTGCTGCGGGTCATCTGA
- a CDS encoding glycosyltransferase gives MSVSLVDLPPAPRTRESAAPPHGRTVWHINTTAHGGGVAELLRRSVPAHNAAGVPAKWLALGGDAEFFAVTKRLHHRLHGFHDPHGALGADERRTYADATGQLGEEVLAHVAPGDLCVLHDPQSIGLAPALSAAGIKVVWRCHIGSTDHGSPEVRETWEFLRPYLDAPLRCVFSVDGYAPPGLRPGQCVTIPPSIDPAAAKNRSLTPDEVTAALRAIGLEEGAPGTTGSARSGTATVLQDAPLPPGAEVVVQVSRWDPLKDMAGVLAAFAERIAPRRPAAHLVLAGPEPLDIPDDPEGAEIFAGVHDAWAALPAPVRARVHLVKLTLKDTEGNALLVNALQRRADVIAQKSLREGFGLTVNEAMWKGAAIVASRVGGIPSQLRHEREGLLLADAHDGEEFAAHVLRLLANEGLRKRLGDAARQRCAELFLAERELADHYRLYQELWA, from the coding sequence TTGAGCGTCTCCCTCGTCGACCTGCCGCCCGCGCCACGGACGCGGGAGTCCGCCGCGCCGCCGCACGGGCGCACGGTCTGGCACATCAACACGACCGCGCACGGCGGCGGTGTCGCCGAACTGCTGCGCAGGTCCGTGCCCGCCCACAACGCGGCGGGAGTGCCCGCCAAGTGGCTCGCGCTCGGCGGCGACGCGGAGTTCTTCGCGGTCACCAAGCGCCTGCACCACCGGCTGCACGGCTTCCACGACCCGCACGGCGCGCTCGGCGCCGACGAGCGGCGGACCTACGCGGACGCCACCGGGCAACTGGGCGAGGAAGTCCTCGCACACGTGGCGCCCGGCGACCTCTGCGTCCTGCACGATCCGCAGTCCATCGGCCTGGCCCCCGCACTGTCCGCCGCCGGGATCAAGGTGGTCTGGCGCTGCCACATCGGCAGCACCGACCACGGATCGCCCGAGGTCCGCGAGACCTGGGAGTTCCTGCGCCCCTACCTGGACGCGCCGCTGCGCTGCGTCTTCTCCGTCGACGGGTACGCGCCCCCGGGCCTGCGGCCGGGACAGTGCGTGACGATCCCGCCGTCCATCGATCCGGCCGCCGCCAAGAACCGCTCCCTGACACCGGACGAGGTAACGGCCGCGCTGCGTGCGATCGGTCTTGAGGAGGGTGCACCGGGGACGACCGGTTCCGCGCGGAGCGGTACGGCGACGGTCCTCCAGGACGCGCCGCTGCCGCCCGGCGCCGAGGTCGTCGTGCAGGTGTCGCGCTGGGACCCGCTCAAGGACATGGCGGGCGTGCTCGCCGCGTTCGCCGAGCGGATCGCGCCCCGGCGCCCGGCCGCCCACCTCGTCCTCGCCGGGCCCGAGCCCCTCGACATTCCCGACGACCCGGAGGGCGCGGAGATCTTCGCGGGCGTGCACGACGCCTGGGCCGCGCTGCCCGCACCGGTCAGGGCCCGCGTGCACCTGGTGAAGCTGACGCTCAAGGACACCGAGGGCAACGCGCTGCTCGTCAACGCGTTGCAGCGGCGGGCCGACGTCATCGCGCAGAAGAGCCTGCGCGAGGGGTTCGGCCTGACGGTGAACGAGGCCATGTGGAAGGGCGCCGCGATCGTCGCGAGCCGGGTGGGCGGCATCCCCTCCCAACTGCGCCACGAACGCGAGGGTCTCCTGCTCGCCGACGCGCACGACGGCGAGGAGTTCGCCGCCCACGTCCTGCGGCTGCTCGCGAACGAAGGGCTGCGCAAGCGGCTCGGGGACGCGGCCCGCCAGCGGTGCGCCGAACTGTTCCTGGCCGAGCGCGAACTCGCCGACCACTACCGCCTCTACCAGGAGCTGTGGGCCTGA
- a CDS encoding SDR family NAD(P)-dependent oxidoreductase, with amino-acid sequence MSQEPVVVIGASSGFGAALAQELTRRGHTVLAGARSPEGPGDVPYQPVDVTSDESVAAFFAEVDARFGAPYGFVYCPADSSAVGPGWEVPVEEVSRVVDVTFVGFVRCLRHVVPPMKERGRGSVLAIGSRGARVPVPALAAYCAGKAALEQHVRCLAEELADTPVRVNALGISGETPLARDHLNRKEKALGLTTPYPALPDVRDNLPAACFLLSEDAAHVSGQVLDARPPAWT; translated from the coding sequence ATGTCACAGGAACCCGTCGTCGTCATCGGGGCGAGCAGCGGTTTCGGCGCCGCCCTCGCCCAGGAGCTCACCCGGCGCGGCCACACCGTCCTGGCCGGGGCGCGCTCGCCCGAAGGCCCCGGCGACGTGCCCTACCAGCCGGTCGACGTGACCTCCGACGAGTCGGTCGCGGCGTTCTTCGCCGAGGTGGACGCCCGCTTCGGCGCGCCGTACGGATTCGTCTACTGTCCCGCGGACTCCTCCGCCGTCGGGCCCGGCTGGGAGGTCCCCGTCGAGGAGGTCTCCCGGGTCGTCGACGTGACGTTCGTCGGCTTCGTGCGCTGTCTGCGGCACGTCGTCCCGCCGATGAAGGAGCGGGGCCGGGGCAGCGTCCTGGCCATCGGCTCGCGCGGCGCCCGCGTCCCCGTGCCCGCCCTCGCCGCGTACTGCGCGGGCAAGGCCGCCCTCGAACAGCACGTGCGCTGCCTCGCCGAGGAGCTGGCCGACACCCCGGTGCGGGTCAACGCCCTCGGCATCTCCGGCGAGACCCCGCTCGCCCGTGACCACCTGAACCGCAAGGAGAAGGCCCTCGGCCTGACCACGCCCTACCCCGCCCTGCCCGACGTCCGCGACAACCTCCCTGCCGCGTGCTTCCTGCTGTCCGAGGACGCCGCCCATGTGTCGGGGCAGGTGCTCGACGCCCGTCCCCCTGCCTGGACCTGA
- a CDS encoding sedoheptulose 7-phosphate cyclase: MTYHTLDSLDPAPLPTGLHTDRAQETRWVVQAVKPVQYEVRMVAGLLDPASDELATAGTTERTGNRRFVVVDAHVHELYGDRIRAYLDRHGLTGRLCVLPAGEEAKTMESVLRVVRGIDEFGISRRHDPVIAIGGGVLLDIVGFAASMYRRSTPYVRVPTTLIGLVDAGVGVKTGINFDAGKNRLGTYAAPAVSLLDRTFLTTLDRRHLSNGLAEILKIALVKDARLFALLESHAEELIETAFQGRFDQDPVAAEVLERAIHGMLEELQPNLWESRLERLVDYGHTFSPTLEMDALPALLHGEAVNLDMALTTVIGRRRGLVTDAEQERALRVMRRLELPLSHPVCTGDRLERALADTVRHRDGLQRLPLPVGIGDACFANDVTARELHDAAEELAQLETTRAR, translated from the coding sequence ATGACGTACCACACCCTCGACTCCCTCGATCCCGCCCCGCTCCCCACCGGCCTGCACACCGACCGCGCCCAGGAGACCCGCTGGGTCGTCCAGGCGGTCAAGCCCGTCCAGTACGAGGTACGGATGGTCGCGGGGCTGCTCGACCCCGCCTCCGACGAGCTGGCCACCGCCGGTACCACCGAACGCACCGGGAATCGCCGCTTCGTGGTCGTGGACGCCCACGTCCACGAGCTCTACGGCGACCGCATCCGCGCCTACCTCGACCGGCACGGCCTCACCGGACGGCTCTGCGTGCTGCCCGCCGGCGAGGAGGCCAAGACCATGGAGAGCGTGCTGCGCGTGGTGCGCGGCATCGACGAGTTCGGCATCTCGCGCCGCCACGACCCGGTGATCGCCATCGGCGGCGGCGTACTCCTGGACATCGTCGGCTTCGCGGCCAGCATGTACCGCCGCAGCACTCCCTACGTCCGGGTGCCCACCACCCTCATCGGCCTGGTCGACGCGGGGGTCGGGGTGAAGACCGGCATCAACTTCGACGCGGGCAAGAACCGCCTGGGCACCTATGCGGCGCCCGCCGTCTCGCTCCTGGACAGGACCTTCCTCACCACCCTCGACCGGCGCCACCTCAGCAACGGCCTCGCGGAGATCCTGAAGATCGCCCTGGTCAAGGACGCCCGGCTCTTCGCCCTCCTGGAGTCCCACGCGGAGGAACTGATCGAGACCGCGTTCCAGGGCCGGTTCGACCAGGACCCGGTCGCCGCCGAGGTGTTGGAGCGCGCCATCCACGGCATGCTCGAAGAGCTCCAGCCCAACCTGTGGGAGAGCCGCCTGGAACGCCTGGTGGACTACGGGCACACCTTCAGCCCGACCCTGGAGATGGACGCGCTGCCCGCCCTCCTGCACGGTGAGGCGGTCAACCTCGACATGGCCCTGACCACCGTGATCGGCCGCCGTCGCGGCCTGGTCACCGATGCCGAGCAGGAGCGCGCGCTGCGCGTGATGCGGCGCCTGGAGCTGCCGCTCAGCCACCCGGTGTGCACCGGCGACCGCCTGGAGCGGGCGCTCGCGGACACGGTGCGCCACCGCGACGGCCTCCAGCGCCTGCCGCTGCCGGTGGGCATCGGCGACGCCTGCTTCGCCAATGACGTGACGGCCCGTGAACTGCACGACGCGGCCGAGGAGTTGGCACAGCTGGAGACGACCCGTGCACGGTGA
- a CDS encoding cupin domain-containing protein, translating into MHGDLQVSHLGTPSDVYGVHGAAGRTQWRSLAAGRALRGPYEAVEWACVPPGGISGEHRHTRTEEMYILLTGEGEALLNGAPHPVRAGELILTGLGATHALRNTGSVDLSWLTLEVPAHRTISTAHAAPGGREGEENMPVPPPGRTAVVSLDERKDVDPRPVLQGPLRRVRHLVVAPGAEEKFSGAGQEHSVFVRSGTGVALSGASRVPVRADTAVTTSLGEDLVVTAGAEGLDLICATFVVDAASGDAPGAEGER; encoded by the coding sequence GTGCACGGTGACCTCCAGGTGTCGCATCTCGGCACGCCCTCGGACGTGTACGGCGTGCACGGCGCAGCGGGGCGGACCCAGTGGCGCTCGCTGGCGGCGGGCCGGGCCCTGCGCGGTCCCTACGAGGCGGTGGAGTGGGCCTGCGTGCCGCCGGGCGGCATCAGCGGCGAGCACCGGCACACCAGGACCGAGGAGATGTACATCCTCCTCACCGGCGAGGGCGAGGCCCTGCTCAACGGCGCACCTCATCCGGTGCGCGCCGGTGAGCTGATCCTCACCGGCCTGGGCGCCACCCACGCGCTGCGCAACACCGGTTCGGTGGACCTGAGTTGGCTCACCCTCGAAGTTCCCGCGCACCGCACGATCAGCACGGCACACGCGGCCCCCGGGGGCCGGGAAGGCGAGGAGAACATGCCGGTACCACCGCCGGGCAGGACGGCCGTGGTCAGCCTGGACGAGCGGAAGGACGTCGATCCGCGGCCCGTCCTCCAGGGCCCGCTGCGCCGGGTCCGCCACCTGGTCGTGGCGCCCGGTGCCGAGGAGAAGTTCTCCGGCGCGGGCCAGGAGCACAGCGTGTTCGTCCGCTCCGGCACGGGCGTGGCACTGAGCGGCGCCTCCCGGGTTCCCGTGCGGGCGGACACGGCGGTGACCACCTCACTCGGCGAGGACCTGGTCGTGACGGCCGGCGCGGAGGGCCTCGATCTGATCTGCGCGACGTTCGTCGTCGACGCCGCCAGTGGTGACGCGCCGGGAGCGGAGGGCGAACGATGA
- a CDS encoding VOC family protein, translating into MPPHPNAPADRGVRTRGIPSATHVDHVAYTVPDLDEAIRFFTEVLGADLVYREEPVRADDDAMRETLNVHPRAVAEIAMLRLGPVTNVELFAYHAPDQRRLMPRNSDYGGHHLSFHVTDIDAAADHLRAQPGVRVLGEPRTVTSGPIAGMRWVYFLTPWGMQMELSCPPARLPYEESTVHRRFSLADRGV; encoded by the coding sequence TTGCCCCCACACCCGAACGCCCCCGCCGATCGCGGGGTCCGTACCCGAGGGATCCCTTCGGCCACGCACGTCGACCACGTCGCGTACACCGTCCCGGATCTCGACGAGGCGATCCGCTTCTTCACCGAGGTGCTCGGCGCCGACCTCGTCTACCGCGAGGAGCCCGTGCGTGCCGACGACGATGCGATGCGCGAGACCCTCAACGTGCATCCGCGCGCGGTGGCCGAGATCGCCATGCTCCGCCTGGGGCCCGTCACCAACGTCGAGCTGTTCGCCTACCACGCTCCCGACCAGCGCCGTCTCATGCCGCGCAACAGCGACTACGGCGGCCATCACCTGTCCTTCCACGTCACCGACATCGACGCGGCGGCGGACCATCTGCGCGCCCAGCCCGGCGTACGCGTCCTCGGCGAGCCGCGGACCGTCACGTCGGGGCCCATCGCGGGCATGCGGTGGGTCTACTTCCTCACCCCGTGGGGCATGCAGATGGAACTGAGCTGCCCGCCCGCGCGCCTGCCTTACGAGGAGTCGACCGTGCACCGCAGGTTCTCGCTCGCCGACCGGGGGGTGTGA
- a CDS encoding TIGR03619 family F420-dependent LLM class oxidoreductase gives MDVGISLPTTSRRAWDPGLAHVARAAEQEGAASLWVNDHLAMVADPASPYPYRADGAIAWDPSAPQLEALVALAQAAAVTERVRIGTAVLVLPQRNPVELAKATASLDVLSGGRLRLGVGAGWLAEEMHALGHSFAGRGRRMEECVRVLRACWCGRPDRFEGEQVSLPDGLLMFPRPVREAGVPILVGGMSKPALRRAALLGDGWLAVADADAVDSAELGAAVGLLEAERSAHGRSGRAERVLKINCPAGADATRCAEATVAAAAAGFDEVILDVSWERLDDASDLLRAALDAASGVRTASGGTR, from the coding sequence ATGGACGTGGGCATCTCGCTGCCGACGACATCGCGGCGCGCCTGGGACCCGGGGCTCGCCCACGTGGCGCGCGCCGCCGAGCAGGAGGGCGCCGCGTCGCTGTGGGTCAACGACCATCTGGCGATGGTGGCCGACCCCGCTTCGCCCTATCCCTACCGGGCCGACGGAGCCATCGCCTGGGACCCCTCGGCCCCGCAGCTGGAGGCGCTCGTCGCGCTCGCCCAGGCCGCGGCGGTCACCGAGCGGGTCAGGATCGGCACCGCCGTCCTGGTGCTCCCGCAACGCAATCCGGTGGAGCTCGCCAAGGCCACCGCGAGCCTTGACGTGCTGTCAGGAGGGCGGCTGCGCCTGGGGGTCGGGGCGGGGTGGCTCGCCGAGGAGATGCATGCGCTCGGGCACTCCTTCGCGGGCCGCGGCAGGCGCATGGAGGAGTGCGTACGGGTGTTGCGCGCCTGCTGGTGCGGCAGGCCCGACCGCTTCGAAGGCGAGCAGGTCTCCCTCCCGGACGGCCTGTTGATGTTCCCCAGGCCCGTCAGGGAGGCGGGCGTGCCGATCCTCGTCGGCGGGATGAGCAAACCGGCCCTGCGCCGCGCCGCCCTGCTCGGCGACGGCTGGCTCGCCGTGGCGGACGCCGACGCGGTGGACAGCGCCGAACTGGGCGCCGCCGTGGGCCTCTTGGAGGCGGAGCGGTCGGCCCACGGACGCAGCGGCCGTGCCGAGCGCGTCCTGAAGATCAACTGCCCGGCCGGGGCGGACGCCACGCGCTGCGCCGAGGCCACGGTCGCGGCGGCCGCCGCCGGGTTCGACGAAGTGATCCTCGACGTGTCGTGGGAACGCCTCGACGACGCGTCGGACCTGCTGCGCGCCGCCCTGGACGCGGCGTCCGGCGTGCGCACGGCCTCGGGAGGCACGCGATGA
- a CDS encoding SDR family NAD(P)-dependent oxidoreductase — MTGRFTGRTCLVTGGTRGIGRDIARRLVEEGADVTITGRSAGPLDDAVRELKGAGPGTAHGVRCDLADSGAVRALGAEVLARSGRVDVLVNNAGTATLHRFTDVPERDLDEVWAVNVRGAFLLTQLLVPAMTAAGDGSVVNVSSQAAVQGQALISHYAATKAALLGLTRCLAVELAPAVRVNAVCPGIVETDMIAEDFRRQGGLLGTDADAVRDATLAGIPLGRFQRGASVASTVAFLASRDAADITGQTWHVDGGMTIGRRGPRHDATDHLQET; from the coding sequence ATGACCGGGCGCTTCACCGGCCGCACCTGCCTGGTCACCGGCGGCACCAGGGGCATCGGCCGCGACATCGCGCGCCGCCTCGTCGAGGAGGGCGCCGACGTCACGATCACCGGCCGCTCGGCCGGGCCGCTCGACGACGCCGTACGGGAGTTGAAGGGCGCGGGCCCCGGTACCGCGCACGGCGTCCGGTGCGACCTGGCCGACTCCGGCGCGGTGCGCGCCCTCGGCGCCGAGGTGCTCGCACGGTCGGGCCGCGTGGACGTCCTCGTCAACAACGCGGGCACGGCGACGCTGCACCGCTTCACCGACGTGCCCGAGCGGGATCTGGACGAGGTGTGGGCCGTCAACGTGCGCGGTGCCTTCCTGCTGACCCAGCTGCTCGTGCCCGCGATGACGGCGGCGGGCGACGGCAGCGTGGTCAACGTGTCGAGCCAGGCCGCCGTCCAGGGCCAGGCCCTGATCTCCCACTACGCGGCGACCAAGGCGGCGCTGCTCGGCCTGACCCGGTGCCTGGCCGTCGAACTGGCGCCCGCCGTGCGGGTCAACGCGGTCTGCCCGGGCATCGTCGAGACCGACATGATCGCCGAGGACTTCCGCCGCCAGGGCGGCCTGCTCGGCACGGACGCCGACGCCGTGCGCGACGCGACGCTCGCGGGCATTCCGCTCGGCCGCTTCCAGCGCGGCGCGTCGGTGGCCTCGACCGTGGCGTTCCTCGCCTCGCGGGACGCCGCCGACATCACGGGCCAGACCTGGCACGTCGACGGCGGCATGACGATCGGCCGACGCGGCCCGCGCCACGACGCCACCGACCACCTACAGGAGACCTGA
- a CDS encoding NUDIX hydrolase has translation MPVPPFLADLRSHVGTQLLWLSGVSAVVVDDDERILLVRRADNGLWAIVGGVLEPGEQPAPAIVREVHEETGVHVVPERVCTVYTEPPMTYPNGDRAQYLDIAFRCRPVGGRARVNDDESLEVAWFPADALPAMEEKNLLKITQALKGGAESWFVEPS, from the coding sequence ATGCCGGTTCCCCCCTTCCTCGCGGATCTGCGCTCCCACGTGGGCACCCAGCTCCTCTGGCTCTCCGGGGTCAGTGCCGTGGTCGTCGACGACGACGAGCGCATCCTGCTCGTACGGCGCGCGGACAACGGTCTGTGGGCGATCGTGGGCGGCGTGCTCGAACCCGGCGAGCAGCCCGCTCCCGCCATCGTGCGCGAGGTGCACGAGGAGACGGGCGTCCACGTGGTGCCCGAGCGCGTCTGCACCGTCTACACCGAGCCGCCCATGACCTACCCCAACGGAGACCGGGCCCAGTACCTGGACATCGCCTTCCGCTGCCGCCCGGTCGGCGGCCGGGCGCGGGTCAACGACGACGAGTCGCTCGAAGTGGCCTGGTTCCCCGCCGACGCGCTGCCCGCCATGGAGGAGAAGAACCTCCTCAAGATCACACAGGCGCTCAAGGGCGGCGCCGAGTCGTGGTTCGTGGAGCCGTCATGA